One window of the Bdellovibrionales bacterium genome contains the following:
- a CDS encoding radical SAM protein translates to MGPGQIVVSDAVLDLWNETTSSGRFVAVELGVQSFDEKQLVWMQRGHSGQRAIDSILRIKEKTQVDLGIHLIFGLPGETDDQVIATAKLVNQLPINNVKLHNLHVLRNTPLEKIWNDGQFMPLSREVYIRRTILFLEHLRPELSVHRLAAVASRHDELVAPAWASSKMETYQMFLDGIPSSTDFQGRKWNAPLILDKDLDIASSNQYLGLNGQNTFDLDSKILGISWTG, encoded by the coding sequence TTGGGACCAGGCCAGATTGTGGTTTCAGATGCCGTTCTGGATTTATGGAATGAGACAACAAGCTCAGGTCGATTTGTGGCAGTTGAACTGGGAGTTCAATCTTTTGATGAAAAGCAGCTTGTGTGGATGCAACGTGGGCATTCTGGGCAAAGAGCAATCGATTCCATTTTGAGAATAAAAGAGAAAACCCAGGTAGATCTAGGGATTCATTTGATTTTTGGATTGCCGGGAGAAACCGATGACCAAGTCATTGCGACCGCAAAACTGGTTAACCAATTGCCGATCAACAATGTAAAGCTCCATAATCTTCATGTATTACGAAATACTCCGCTCGAGAAGATTTGGAACGATGGTCAATTTATGCCTCTCTCTCGTGAGGTTTATATTCGAAGAACGATCTTGTTTCTCGAACACTTGCGGCCTGAGCTCTCTGTGCATCGGCTTGCTGCAGTTGCGAGTCGTCATGATGAGTTGGTCGCTCCAGCTTGGGCATCGAGTAAAATGGAAACCTATCAAATGTTTCTGGACGGAATTCCGTCGTCAACAGATTTTCAGGGAAGAAAGTGGAATGCTCCCTTAATTCTGGACAAAGATCTTGATATTGCGAGTTCAAATCAATATTTGGGCTTGAACGGCCAAAATACTTTCGACCTTGATTCTAAAATTTTGGGCATAAGTTGGACCGGATGA
- a CDS encoding ankyrin repeat domain-containing protein, whose amino-acid sequence MKVVRKCHIKAVKILIEKGSDQKIVSNERATLLIAAAQSGRVEMAQLVWNLGGFNVNDIDNKGWNPLMYAAREGDLESAKLFLSFGADPTYRSPNLSITAADLAMGVRRRAYKETPERVAVYDSIIELLTNTKVA is encoded by the coding sequence ATGAAGGTGGTTCGGAAATGTCACATCAAGGCCGTTAAGATTTTAATTGAAAAGGGCTCAGATCAGAAGATTGTTTCAAATGAACGAGCCACCCTTCTGATTGCGGCCGCTCAGAGCGGACGAGTCGAAATGGCACAGTTGGTGTGGAATCTCGGTGGATTCAATGTGAATGACATTGATAACAAGGGATGGAATCCGCTGATGTATGCGGCTCGTGAGGGTGATTTGGAATCTGCTAAGCTATTTCTTTCATTCGGAGCCGATCCAACTTATAGGTCTCCCAACTTAAGTATTACGGCTGCTGACTTAGCCATGGGAGTTCGAAGAAGAGCTTACAAAGAAACACCCGAGAGAGTCGCCGTTTACGATAGTATTATCGAGCTTCTCACAAATACAAAGGTTGCCTGA